One genomic region from Gammaproteobacteria bacterium encodes:
- a CDS encoding acetyl-CoA C-acetyltransferase, with the protein MAERTRKLKGRTVYVVDGSRTPFLKARGKPGPFSASDLAMNAARPLLARQPFEPCDLDEVILGCVMSGPDEANIARVVSLRLGCGDTVPAFTVQRNCGSGMQALDNAAQDIASGRADLILAGGTESMSHAPVLLGNAMVAWLSQWYRANTLPARVTALREFRPAFLKPIIGLLRGLTDPIVGLSMGQTAEVVAHRFQVSREAMDRFSVESHQRLAAAQSAGRLGEVEPIYDHNGHYYDKDDGVRPDTNMDALAKLKPVFDREYGRVTAGNSAQITDGSAWLILASPSAVKRHQLPVLGRIVDSEWAGLDPRQMGLGPVHASTPLLKRHRLDLDGVDYWEINEAFAAQVLACLAAWADKGYCRNELGVASAMGELDTTRLNVDGGAIGLGHPVGTSGARLVLHLFGVLERNQAHQGIATLCIGGGQGGAMLVARDAA; encoded by the coding sequence ATGGCAGAGCGAACGCGAAAGCTTAAAGGCCGAACCGTCTATGTCGTAGATGGTAGCCGCACGCCGTTCCTGAAGGCGCGAGGCAAGCCCGGACCATTCAGCGCATCGGATCTCGCGATGAATGCTGCGAGACCCTTGCTCGCACGCCAGCCCTTTGAGCCATGTGATCTTGATGAGGTCATTCTGGGTTGCGTCATGTCCGGTCCCGACGAAGCCAACATCGCGCGCGTCGTTTCCTTGCGCCTTGGTTGCGGCGACACCGTGCCGGCGTTCACGGTGCAGCGTAATTGTGGATCCGGCATGCAGGCGCTGGATAATGCGGCGCAAGACATCGCCAGTGGCCGCGCCGATCTGATCTTGGCCGGTGGCACTGAGTCCATGAGCCATGCGCCGGTGTTGCTGGGTAACGCCATGGTTGCCTGGCTTAGCCAATGGTATAGGGCTAACACCTTGCCGGCCCGAGTCACGGCACTACGTGAGTTCAGGCCGGCGTTTCTGAAACCGATTATTGGGCTACTGCGTGGCCTGACAGATCCCATCGTGGGACTCTCAATGGGCCAGACTGCCGAAGTCGTTGCCCACCGCTTTCAGGTGAGCCGCGAGGCGATGGATCGTTTTTCCGTGGAAAGTCATCAACGCTTGGCAGCAGCGCAGTCGGCGGGGCGTCTTGGCGAGGTCGAGCCGATTTATGATCATAACGGTCATTATTACGATAAGGACGATGGTGTCAGACCCGATACGAATATGGATGCGCTGGCAAAATTGAAGCCAGTCTTTGATCGTGAGTATGGGCGGGTCACAGCAGGTAACAGCGCCCAGATCACAGACGGAAGTGCCTGGCTCATTCTCGCAAGCCCGTCAGCCGTCAAACGCCACCAGTTGCCGGTGTTAGGGCGGATTGTGGATAGCGAATGGGCGGGGCTTGATCCTCGACAGATGGGTCTCGGGCCCGTGCATGCATCAACACCGTTACTCAAACGTCATCGCTTAGATCTCGATGGCGTGGACTACTGGGAGATCAACGAAGCCTTTGCCGCGCAGGTGTTGGCGTGTCTGGCAGCCTGGGCAGATAAGGGCTATTGCCGAAATGAACTCGGGGTAGCCAGTGCCATGGGTGAGCTTGATACCACACGTCTTAATGTAGACGGCGGCGCCATCGGTCTCGGCCATCCCGTCGGGACCAGCGGCGCGCGCCTTGTCTTGCATCTTTTCGGCGTCTTGGAGCGCAATCAGGCACATCAGGGGATCGCGACTCTCTGCATTGGAGGTGGTCAGGGTGGCGCGATGCTGGTTGCGCGTGACGCCGCATAG
- a CDS encoding acyl-CoA dehydrogenase, which produces MNAWLGLVIVLFFGGWALAYLRTSLWLSTAIVAAALAAFTWLADAGIPSLVFLWLVFFAVFIPLNVYPLRRRLMSRWVFKLFSERLPAMSQTEREAVEAGDVGWDAELFSGRPDWGKLLAMPEPSLTSDEKAFLDGPVEDLCQMLDDWHITHERWDLPPAVWKFIKEKGFFGMIIPKDYGGLAFSALAHSAVVMKVASRSVSAAVTIMVPNSLGPGELLLRYGTEQQKDHYLPRLARGEEVPCFALTGPEAGSDASAMPDTGIVCRGDFQGEMNVLGVRLNWDKRYITLAPVATLLGLAFKLYDPDELLGKQKDIGITLALIPTDTPGVTIGRRHYPANLVFQNGPTQGNDVFIPMDWIIGGPELAGQGWRMLMESLADGRGISLPALSTAMGKLACRVTGAYARVRKQFRVPIGEFEGVEEALARIAGTTYLMDAARVMTLGFLDQGVRPSVVTAIVKYHLTEYARQVMNDAMDVHGGKGIMMGPRNYLARSYQALPIGITVEGANILTRSMIIFGQGALRCHPFILREMEAAKDPNKVRGEIAFDRAFFAHIGFIGSNKARAFWLGLTGARFIRGVTPGASTSYYRQLSRMSAAFALVADATMLLLGGELKRREKLSARLGDVLSHLYLASAVLKHFEDQGTRQEDVVLMQWACKTSLYAIQEGLDGLLNNFPYRVIATILRIVVFPFGKPYRAPNDALGHHVARVLLTPSAARERLTDGLFTPHAPNEPLAQLEDALVKVVAADPIERKLYKAMRSQQLAAQTLEESIDEALADGLVDAHEASVVRDALDARREIVRVDDFAADAIGMEEMKWQSERESLKAEPSMS; this is translated from the coding sequence ATGAACGCTTGGCTTGGCTTGGTGATCGTGCTTTTTTTCGGTGGTTGGGCACTCGCCTATCTGCGCACGTCCCTATGGCTAAGCACGGCAATCGTGGCAGCGGCCTTAGCCGCATTTACCTGGCTAGCTGATGCGGGCATCCCTTCTTTGGTTTTTTTGTGGCTCGTGTTTTTTGCAGTCTTTATACCACTGAATGTGTATCCGCTTAGGCGCCGGCTAATGAGCCGATGGGTGTTTAAGCTCTTTTCCGAACGCTTGCCTGCCATGTCCCAGACCGAGCGCGAGGCGGTGGAAGCGGGTGATGTTGGCTGGGATGCGGAGCTATTTTCTGGGCGCCCGGACTGGGGGAAGCTGCTCGCCATGCCCGAACCCTCCTTGACCTCCGACGAGAAGGCCTTTCTTGATGGCCCGGTGGAGGACCTCTGCCAGATGCTGGACGACTGGCACATTACCCACGAACGCTGGGACCTGCCACCGGCGGTTTGGAAGTTCATTAAGGAGAAGGGCTTCTTTGGCATGATTATTCCCAAGGACTATGGGGGACTTGCGTTTTCGGCACTCGCCCATTCGGCAGTGGTGATGAAGGTTGCAAGCCGCAGTGTGTCAGCGGCCGTGACCATTATGGTTCCGAACTCTTTAGGACCGGGCGAATTGCTGCTGCGTTACGGCACGGAACAACAAAAGGACCATTACCTGCCGCGCCTCGCCCGCGGTGAAGAAGTCCCCTGCTTTGCGCTCACAGGCCCAGAAGCCGGGAGCGATGCCAGCGCGATGCCCGATACCGGCATCGTTTGTCGCGGTGACTTTCAAGGCGAGATGAATGTCTTGGGCGTGCGGCTCAATTGGGATAAACGCTACATTACGCTTGCGCCGGTCGCGACCTTGTTAGGGCTTGCTTTTAAGCTCTATGATCCTGATGAGCTCCTGGGCAAACAGAAAGACATTGGTATCACGCTTGCGCTGATCCCGACGGATACGCCGGGCGTAACTATCGGCCGACGACATTATCCAGCCAATCTGGTGTTCCAGAATGGTCCTACGCAGGGCAACGACGTATTCATTCCGATGGATTGGATCATCGGCGGACCGGAGCTTGCTGGCCAAGGCTGGCGCATGCTCATGGAGTCGCTCGCTGATGGTCGTGGGATTTCATTGCCAGCACTCAGTACAGCGATGGGTAAACTCGCATGCCGTGTAACGGGCGCTTATGCACGCGTGCGAAAACAATTCAGAGTGCCGATTGGAGAGTTTGAAGGTGTGGAGGAAGCGCTCGCCCGTATCGCAGGGACAACGTATCTAATGGACGCAGCGCGTGTCATGACACTCGGGTTCCTAGATCAAGGTGTGAGGCCATCCGTCGTCACGGCCATCGTGAAATATCACCTCACGGAATATGCGCGCCAGGTAATGAATGACGCAATGGACGTCCATGGCGGCAAAGGCATCATGATGGGCCCGCGAAACTACCTCGCGCGAAGTTACCAAGCATTACCGATCGGCATTACAGTGGAAGGGGCGAATATTCTCACGCGCAGCATGATCATATTTGGTCAGGGTGCGCTCCGTTGTCATCCTTTCATCTTGCGTGAAATGGAGGCAGCGAAAGATCCGAACAAGGTGAGAGGCGAGATTGCATTTGACCGCGCGTTCTTCGCCCATATTGGATTTATAGGGAGTAACAAGGCGCGCGCCTTCTGGTTGGGGTTGACAGGTGCGCGCTTTATCCGCGGTGTTACCCCTGGCGCAAGCACGTCATATTATCGTCAGCTCTCCCGCATGAGTGCAGCGTTTGCACTGGTTGCCGATGCCACAATGTTGCTCTTGGGTGGGGAGCTAAAGCGTAGGGAAAAGCTTTCCGCTCGCCTCGGCGATGTATTGAGCCACCTGTATCTTGCGTCTGCGGTCTTAAAGCACTTTGAGGACCAGGGTACCCGCCAAGAAGACGTTGTACTGATGCAGTGGGCCTGTAAGACTTCGCTCTACGCGATCCAGGAAGGCTTGGATGGGCTGTTGAATAACTTTCCTTACCGTGTCATCGCGACAATCCTCCGGATCGTGGTGTTTCCCTTTGGTAAGCCTTACCGGGCCCCAAACGATGCGCTGGGGCATCATGTCGCTCGTGTTTTACTTACGCCATCCGCTGCGCGCGAGCGTCTCACAGATGGGCTGTTTACCCCGCATGCGCCCAATGAACCCTTGGCGCAACTTGAGGATGCGTTGGTAAAAGTCGTGGCGGCCGACCCGATTGAGAGGAAACTCTATAAGGCGATGCGCAGCCAGCAGCTGGCTGCGCAGACACTTGAGGAGAGCATTGATGAGGCACTTGCCGATGGCCTCGTTGATGCGCATGAGGCCAGCGTCGTGCGGGATGCCCTTGATGCGAGACGTGAGATCGTGCGTGTCGACGATTTTGCTGCAGATGCAATAGGAATGGAGGAGATGAAATGGCAGAGCGAACGCGAAAGCTTAAAGGCCGAACCGTCTATGTCGTAG
- a CDS encoding AMP-binding protein, with protein sequence MAKSRYKHWQLTVDQENVAWLHLDKQGTGTNVLSQAVLKEFDRLLTRLAKDEPGGLVISSAKAGGFIAGADVTEFTKLTDLTQALGVIRQGHAVFDRLEALPFPSVAQIHGFCLGGGLELALACRYRVARNDPATRLGLPEVRLGIHPGFGGTARLVRLLGATHAMDLMLTGRTVPATRARSLGLVDAVVSDRHLADASRRFIRDMPKVKRASMGKRLASAPGVRPLLASYLRAQVTKRASPAHYPAPFALIDLWRRHGGRYRRMLREEGPSIARLVVGSTARNLVRVFLLQEHLKSLGRGSHAPVQHVHVIGAGVMGGDIAAWCALRGLTVTLQDRAPEWIAPAVARAYGFFKTRLKERRLVQAAMDRLTPDHEGSGIGRADVVIEAIIEDRKAKEALYRSIEPRLKKNAVLATNTSSIPLEQLAQRLKDPTRLVGLHFFNPVSKMQLVEVVAGKQTGPEVLTKAYTFCRWIDRLPLPVKSAPGFLVNRILMPYLLEAVTLVDEGVPVSAIDKAAKDFGMPMGPIELADTVGLDICLSVAEILAGSLDVEVPKLLREKVKAGALGRKSGRGFYAYPKGQRRNGASQTNEPVPDDVQDRLMLRMLNESVACWREGVVEDMDLLDAGMVFGTGFAPFRGGPMHHILDTGAAELKEALTQMEAAYGRRFKPDAGWARLVQRHPQPLSASAGIIPAGTAHTLAGLFRERVRRTPTATAYRQFDMASGAWTDATWQDMAKWVARWQAALAQESLAAGDRVALMMRSSREWVFFEQAALGLGLVVVPLFRDDRADSVAYIVKDAGVKLLVIGGPDEWRRIRRAVGRFQTVQRIVSVEPISSATDPRVVSASEWLPKKSAKLQARDSDRHALATIFYTSGTTGRPKGVMLSHWNILSNAEAGLKSVLVHPGDLFLSFLPLSHAFERTVGYYTPMMAGATVAFARGIPELAEDLKTVRPTCLISVPRIFERIYGRVEAQLNDAGWLARWLFDTTVSVGWRQFENQQGRAAWHPSLLLWPIFRQLVARKITDGLGGRVRLTICGGAALSPKISKVFVALGVPLLHGYGLTEASPVVSVNRMHSNIPQSIGTAFPGVEVAIGEDEELLVRGPNVMMGYWNDPQASAVAIDGDGWLHTGDMARIEGEHIYITGRLKDIIVLANGEKVPPHDMETAIVTDHLIDQIVVVGESRPYLAAIAVLNTAQWKSLAAEHGLDVNDLQSERVEEIICERIGTHLHDFPGYAQVRRVACTLQPWTVDNGLLTPTLKSKRAHIYESHADDIARLYEGHV encoded by the coding sequence GTGGCTAAAAGTCGATACAAGCACTGGCAACTAACCGTCGATCAAGAAAACGTCGCGTGGTTGCACTTGGATAAGCAGGGGACGGGCACCAATGTCCTGTCTCAAGCCGTGTTGAAGGAATTCGACCGGTTGCTTACGCGACTCGCCAAGGACGAACCTGGCGGTCTTGTGATCAGTTCCGCCAAAGCAGGCGGGTTTATCGCCGGCGCCGACGTCACCGAATTCACCAAGCTCACAGACTTAACGCAAGCCCTTGGCGTCATCCGTCAGGGCCACGCCGTTTTTGATCGCCTGGAAGCGTTACCGTTTCCAAGCGTTGCCCAGATCCACGGCTTTTGTCTGGGCGGCGGCTTGGAGTTGGCTTTGGCATGTCGCTATCGCGTGGCGAGAAACGATCCCGCGACCCGCTTAGGACTGCCAGAGGTTCGACTCGGGATCCATCCCGGCTTCGGTGGCACGGCAAGACTGGTACGGCTCCTCGGCGCGACCCATGCCATGGATCTGATGCTCACCGGGCGCACGGTCCCCGCAACACGAGCCAGGTCGCTTGGGCTTGTGGACGCCGTGGTGTCCGATCGCCATCTTGCGGACGCTTCGCGCCGATTCATCCGGGATATGCCGAAAGTTAAGCGAGCTTCCATGGGTAAACGCCTCGCGAGCGCGCCCGGGGTACGGCCGCTCCTTGCAAGCTACTTAAGAGCCCAGGTCACCAAGCGTGCATCGCCCGCCCATTATCCGGCGCCCTTCGCGCTCATTGATCTTTGGCGGCGCCATGGCGGGCGCTATCGCCGGATGCTGAGAGAGGAGGGGCCTTCGATTGCGAGGCTCGTCGTGGGCTCAACCGCACGGAACCTGGTGCGTGTGTTTCTTTTGCAGGAGCACCTCAAGTCGCTCGGACGAGGGAGCCATGCCCCTGTCCAGCACGTGCATGTCATTGGGGCCGGCGTCATGGGGGGAGACATTGCTGCCTGGTGCGCGCTGCGAGGCTTAACGGTCACCCTGCAAGATCGAGCGCCTGAGTGGATCGCCCCGGCGGTAGCGCGTGCCTATGGTTTCTTTAAAACGCGTCTTAAGGAAAGGCGGCTTGTGCAGGCGGCGATGGACCGCCTGACGCCTGATCATGAAGGTAGCGGAATCGGGCGGGCCGACGTGGTTATTGAGGCCATCATTGAAGATCGCAAGGCAAAAGAGGCCCTGTATCGATCCATTGAGCCCCGCCTTAAAAAGAACGCCGTGCTGGCAACCAACACATCCAGCATCCCGCTCGAGCAGCTCGCCCAGCGCCTCAAGGACCCCACGCGCCTGGTCGGCCTTCATTTCTTTAATCCGGTGTCCAAGATGCAGCTGGTGGAGGTGGTTGCCGGCAAACAAACGGGACCCGAGGTCTTGACCAAGGCTTACACATTTTGCCGGTGGATTGATCGTCTGCCATTGCCCGTCAAAAGTGCCCCTGGATTCCTGGTTAACCGTATTCTGATGCCGTACCTGTTGGAAGCCGTCACACTCGTCGACGAAGGGGTACCGGTTTCTGCGATTGATAAGGCGGCGAAGGATTTCGGCATGCCCATGGGCCCCATTGAGCTTGCAGATACGGTGGGTTTAGACATTTGCCTGTCCGTTGCTGAAATCTTGGCTGGAAGTCTGGACGTGGAGGTACCCAAGTTGCTACGGGAGAAGGTCAAGGCCGGGGCCCTTGGGCGTAAGTCCGGGCGTGGCTTTTATGCCTACCCGAAAGGTCAACGCCGTAACGGAGCGTCGCAGACAAATGAACCTGTGCCCGACGACGTCCAAGACCGATTGATGCTGAGGATGCTGAACGAGTCGGTGGCCTGTTGGCGTGAGGGGGTGGTTGAGGATATGGATCTCTTGGATGCCGGCATGGTTTTTGGTACCGGTTTCGCACCCTTTCGCGGGGGTCCCATGCACCACATCCTGGATACAGGTGCCGCAGAGCTGAAAGAGGCGCTTACCCAAATGGAAGCTGCGTACGGCAGGCGCTTTAAGCCGGATGCGGGCTGGGCGCGTCTCGTGCAACGACATCCTCAGCCGCTATCAGCCAGCGCTGGCATCATTCCGGCGGGAACGGCCCACACCCTGGCAGGTCTCTTTCGCGAACGCGTGCGGCGTACACCCACGGCAACCGCATATCGCCAGTTCGATATGGCCAGTGGCGCGTGGACCGATGCCACGTGGCAAGACATGGCGAAGTGGGTGGCCCGATGGCAGGCCGCGCTGGCGCAGGAATCGCTTGCAGCCGGAGACCGCGTCGCATTGATGATGCGAAGCAGTCGTGAGTGGGTTTTCTTTGAACAGGCTGCATTGGGTTTGGGCCTCGTGGTCGTTCCGTTGTTTCGGGACGATCGCGCAGATAGCGTCGCGTATATCGTCAAAGATGCCGGGGTAAAATTACTCGTGATAGGCGGTCCTGATGAGTGGAGAAGGATCCGCAGGGCAGTGGGCCGTTTTCAAACTGTACAACGCATCGTCAGCGTTGAGCCAATCTCCAGTGCAACTGACCCGCGCGTTGTGAGCGCATCCGAATGGCTCCCCAAGAAGTCCGCGAAGTTACAAGCGAGAGATAGCGACCGCCATGCCCTTGCAACGATTTTCTATACCTCGGGCACCACAGGCCGTCCCAAGGGCGTCATGCTGAGTCACTGGAATATCCTGAGCAATGCGGAAGCCGGCCTTAAATCTGTCCTCGTGCACCCGGGTGATCTGTTTCTCTCTTTCCTGCCGCTGTCTCATGCCTTTGAGCGTACGGTCGGCTATTACACGCCGATGATGGCGGGTGCCACGGTGGCCTTTGCACGCGGTATCCCCGAACTTGCAGAGGATCTCAAGACCGTACGGCCCACCTGTCTTATCTCTGTGCCGCGTATCTTTGAGCGCATCTATGGTCGAGTCGAGGCACAACTGAATGATGCCGGATGGCTCGCCCGTTGGCTTTTTGATACGACGGTTTCTGTTGGTTGGCGTCAATTTGAAAATCAACAAGGCAGAGCCGCGTGGCATCCCTCACTGTTGTTGTGGCCGATCTTCAGGCAGCTTGTGGCGCGCAAGATCACCGATGGACTGGGTGGACGCGTGCGGCTCACGATCTGCGGCGGAGCGGCGCTCTCCCCAAAAATCTCCAAGGTATTTGTTGCACTCGGTGTACCCTTGTTGCACGGATATGGGTTGACTGAAGCGAGTCCAGTCGTATCCGTGAACCGCATGCATAGCAACATCCCGCAAAGTATCGGCACGGCATTCCCTGGTGTCGAGGTCGCCATTGGAGAAGATGAGGAATTATTGGTCAGAGGCCCAAACGTGATGATGGGATATTGGAACGATCCCCAGGCGAGTGCTGTAGCCATCGACGGTGACGGCTGGTTGCACACCGGTGATATGGCGCGTATCGAGGGCGAGCACATTTACATTACCGGGCGGCTCAAGGATATCATTGTGCTGGCCAACGGTGAAAAAGTTCCACCGCATGATATGGAGACGGCGATCGTCACGGATCATTTGATTGATCAGATCGTAGTGGTCGGTGAATCGCGTCCTTACCTGGCGGCGATCGCCGTGCTTAACACGGCACAATGGAAGAGTCTGGCGGCCGAACATGGACTGGATGTCAATGACCTCCAAAGCGAGCGTGTCGAAGAAATCATATGCGAGCGTATCGGGACACACCTCCACGACTTTCCGGGTTACGCGCAGGTTCGACGCGTTGCCTGCACGTTGCAGCCGTGGACCGTCGACAACGGGCTTTTGACGCCGACACTCAAGAGTAAGCGCGCTCACATCTATGAAAGCCATGCCGATGATATTGCTCGACTGTATGAAGGACATGTGTGA
- a CDS encoding ABC transporter permease — MIAYIVRRAAYAIPILIGINILTFVLFFVVNSPDDMARMHLGVKRVTPEAIEKWKHERGYDRPLLWNLEASGVERLTDTMFFRKSARLFVFDFGRSDSGRDIGYDISQRMWPSLAIAIPSLLIGLLVNITFALLIAFFRGTYIDVGGVVLAVILMSISGLFYIIGGQFLVGKFLHLVPISGYDTGLNAAKFIVLPVIIGVIGGIGAGTRWYRTVFLEEIGKDYIRTARAKGLSERSILYKHVLRNGLIPILTGVVAILPLLFMGSLIVESFFAVPGLGSYTIDAINSQDFAIVRAMVFLGSVLYIIGLLLTDISYTVVDPRVRLG, encoded by the coding sequence GTGATCGCGTACATCGTTCGCCGCGCGGCGTATGCGATCCCAATACTCATCGGGATCAATATCCTCACGTTCGTGCTGTTTTTTGTGGTTAACAGTCCGGACGACATGGCACGCATGCATCTGGGCGTCAAGCGGGTTACACCGGAAGCCATTGAAAAGTGGAAGCACGAGCGGGGATATGACAGACCACTACTGTGGAACCTGGAGGCGTCAGGTGTTGAGCGATTGACGGATACCATGTTCTTCAGAAAATCAGCAAGACTTTTTGTTTTTGACTTTGGCCGCTCGGATAGCGGCCGTGACATTGGTTATGACATCAGTCAACGCATGTGGCCAAGCCTTGCCATTGCGATCCCTAGTTTACTCATTGGTCTTTTGGTGAATATCACTTTTGCCCTGCTCATTGCATTCTTTCGGGGAACGTATATCGATGTGGGTGGCGTCGTGTTGGCTGTCATCCTGATGTCCATCTCAGGTTTGTTCTACATCATTGGCGGCCAATTCCTGGTAGGGAAATTTCTCCATCTAGTACCGATATCCGGATATGACACGGGATTGAACGCAGCCAAGTTTATTGTGTTGCCAGTGATCATCGGCGTTATCGGTGGTATCGGTGCGGGAACTAGATGGTACCGTACGGTGTTTCTCGAAGAGATAGGCAAGGACTATATACGGACCGCCAGAGCGAAGGGCCTATCGGAACGCAGTATCTTGTACAAGCACGTCTTGCGAAATGGTCTGATCCCCATCCTCACGGGGGTCGTCGCGATCCTACCGCTGCTTTTTATGGGCAGCCTTATCGTCGAATCGTTTTTCGCGGTACCTGGCCTAGGAAGCTATACGATTGATGCCATCAATAGTCAGGACTTTGCCATCGTTCGCGCGATGGTCTTTCTCGGTTCGGTGCTCTACATCATCGGACTTTTATTGACGGACATCTCCTATACCGTGGTGGATCCGAGAGTGCGGCTCGGGTGA
- a CDS encoding ABC transporter permease, protein MLVLLSTDVLIYLLVFVVVAFIFYARRKEHLRAPWRQVAKSRLGMASAVILFAYVTIGLLDSIHFHPRLDGTDAHGEVRYSTEVLSLFDVIVAPLRHHVEKTYSAPFATHLYAKETVELPDGREVRAYPRLKYGGAHLKDPAKDRISDILHTSAIALIEALGVWIVFAFFIIGTLARAARTTMQETLRAVVKRYTVVPWDVILITLGVLLASIFLAAHLGVKYHILGTDKVGQDVFYQALKSVRTGLIIGTLTTLVMLPFAILLGIMAGYFRGWVDDVIQYIYTTLNSIPGVLLIAAAILMMQVYMANHADSFTSLEARADVRLLFLVIILGITSWTGLCRLLRGEALKLREIDYIQAAQAFGVGHFSIIMRHILPNVMHIVLITVVLDFSALVLVEAVLSYINIGVDPSMQSWGNMINSARLELARDPIVWWSLAAAFIFMFGLVLSANLFSDTVRDAFDPRLRITRA, encoded by the coding sequence ATGCTCGTTTTGCTTTCGACAGATGTATTGATCTACTTGCTGGTATTCGTCGTCGTTGCGTTCATATTCTATGCGCGACGGAAAGAACACCTGCGCGCACCCTGGCGGCAAGTAGCCAAGAGTCGCTTGGGTATGGCTTCCGCAGTGATTCTTTTTGCCTATGTCACGATTGGATTACTCGATTCGATCCATTTCCACCCACGGCTGGATGGCACCGATGCCCATGGGGAGGTCCGCTACTCTACGGAAGTATTGAGCCTCTTCGATGTGATTGTCGCACCCTTGCGCCACCACGTTGAAAAGACATATTCCGCGCCCTTTGCAACCCATCTCTATGCAAAGGAGACGGTTGAGTTGCCGGATGGGCGAGAGGTGCGGGCATATCCTCGGCTTAAATATGGTGGCGCCCACCTGAAAGATCCCGCCAAGGACCGTATTTCCGATATCCTGCACACGTCGGCCATTGCGCTCATTGAGGCATTGGGTGTGTGGATCGTTTTCGCGTTTTTTATTATTGGCACGCTTGCACGCGCCGCTCGTACAACGATGCAAGAGACCTTGCGTGCTGTTGTGAAGCGCTATACGGTCGTACCCTGGGATGTCATTTTGATCACCTTGGGCGTGTTGCTTGCGAGCATCTTTCTCGCCGCACACCTGGGCGTCAAATACCATATCCTCGGCACTGACAAGGTGGGTCAGGATGTCTTCTATCAGGCATTGAAGAGTGTCCGCACCGGACTCATTATTGGGACGCTGACAACGCTCGTCATGCTGCCTTTTGCTATACTGCTCGGAATCATGGCCGGCTATTTCCGCGGCTGGGTCGACGATGTCATCCAATACATCTATACCACACTCAATTCAATCCCGGGTGTACTGTTGATAGCCGCCGCGATCCTTATGATGCAAGTCTATATGGCAAATCATGCAGACAGCTTTACCAGCTTGGAGGCTCGTGCCGATGTTCGACTGCTGTTTCTGGTCATTATCCTCGGCATAACCAGCTGGACTGGACTCTGTCGTTTACTGCGGGGTGAGGCATTAAAACTCAGGGAAATCGACTATATCCAGGCAGCCCAGGCCTTTGGCGTTGGACACTTCTCAATTATCATGCGCCACATTTTGCCAAATGTTATGCACATCGTATTGATTACGGTGGTACTTGATTTCAGTGCGCTTGTACTCGTAGAAGCCGTTCTGTCTTATATCAACATCGGTGTTGATCCCAGCATGCAGAGTTGGGGCAATATGATCAACAGCGCACGCTTGGAGCTTGCTCGGGATCCCATTGTGTGGTGGTCGCTCGCTGCAGCATTTATTTTTATGTTCGGCTTGGTGCTATCTGCCAATCTCTTCTCTGATACAGTGCGTGATGCATTCGATCCCCGACTCCGGATCACGCGCGCCTGA
- a CDS encoding acyl-CoA thioesterase: MTNVDDAVSLPKDRQPTLRLVPMPADTNHEGSVFGGWIMSQVDIAGSIPAIKRARGRVATVAVESFEFHQPVFVGDLISCYADVMKVGRTSITVKVEVFAERRVEPQQCIKVTEAILTYVALDENRRPRIVPPEGYEP; encoded by the coding sequence ATGACAAACGTCGATGATGCCGTATCTTTGCCCAAGGATAGACAACCGACCCTTCGCCTTGTTCCGATGCCAGCCGACACGAACCATGAGGGGAGTGTCTTCGGCGGTTGGATCATGTCTCAGGTGGATATCGCAGGCAGCATCCCTGCGATCAAACGCGCACGTGGTCGTGTGGCGACCGTGGCCGTGGAGTCCTTTGAATTTCATCAGCCTGTGTTCGTTGGAGATCTGATCAGCTGTTATGCGGACGTCATGAAGGTCGGGCGCACATCCATTACGGTGAAAGTTGAGGTATTTGCCGAGCGTCGTGTTGAGCCTCAGCAATGTATCAAAGTCACTGAGGCGATATTGACTTATGTGGCGCTAGACGAGAACCGCAGACCGCGTATTGTGCCACCCGAAGGCTATGAACCATGA